In Oncorhynchus kisutch isolate 150728-3 linkage group LG5, Okis_V2, whole genome shotgun sequence, a genomic segment contains:
- the LOC109878171 gene encoding alsin isoform X12 — protein sequence MHQHCHGQISVMESQRKRYAAPSSGEDSSGERGLLHTWKGYSCSVTPERVLLSRPVLQAALGTRHGVLLVEGGQVYSFGEFPWKQSQVSEVGPLKPVLESALSGQRVVAVAAGNFHSGAVTEDGGVHMWGENSFGQCGLSSLTVVPNPTPVAVLDPDTSPPHTIRVLELACGEQHSLALSAQHEVWAWGSGCQLGLVTTIFPVWKPQKVEHLAGRHVLQVACGAFHSLALVRCLPPQEARRPLPDKCGQCNQLLYTMTDKEDHVIISDSHYCPLGVELLDDGEARLEPGRSPPLRLQSSPSEPLSSHTSASAPGLHPSITDHTGYERRRTVAQNGEVLTTTDSDISAAGTDSGRTVGGVGGAGSQNSPYPDDQAVKEYLKKLSDTSLAEETAKMTIARASFQPPADSLDLLTSDLLPGVMPVTTSSALNSLVSSCASAVAERVVSTCEALSLKKRINCYNPGVGGVAGAPGGVPGGFPGGPAEERVRLEESMQGKKSCSTGDIREEEAEGLSRRLSLPGLLSQVSPRLLRRASRPKVRAVPLTPVGGLPEAGELLPSLQTEVWSWGRGEEGQLGHGDNLPRLQPLCIKCLSSKEVVLVAAGAHHSLALTAQSQVFSWGSNSSGQLGHMACPTTIPRLAKLSEGIRVWDVGAGAQHTLLLADGDCYQPILYYSGQQVREAAQDAPQDQTEGYSYTQQPVLLPFCMNLGYVSGVFAGGQSCVALADRNVTGFIASLHELAAAERKFYCKLSSVKNHILRPLLDLESLGTALGPASTVLLQSLARCYSRLCHLTGQHSASLTANLRRRREVKSLVMLEHASIFLDTYNEYCCSVGNFLVMGGFHALAKPSLDFFGKCPELLQRLAESSEENIPLSDLLVALFYLPMRHLHEYGRLLLKLGTCFEVSSVDYQQLQDGCSKFEALALHLKRRRKEAEYTYQFWKSFPGKMTDSLRKPPRRLICESSNKALTLQNSGRFSVNWFILFNDALVHAQFSTHHVFPLATLWVEPIPEENTDLYGLKVISPEETFTLLACSSMEKAKWLRSINQAVDQAMSGAGQRAEPPISRTASYTFYKDSRLKEATYEGRWLAGKPNGRGMVKWLDGRIYTGTFKNGLEDGFGDYVMPSKTLNLNDHYQGHWKEGKMHGIGTYKYATGELYEGSFQDNMRHGHGMLRSGTLNSSSPSVFIGQWVHDKKTGYGVFDDITRGEKYMGMWQDDQRQGTGVIVTQFGLYYEGAFNNNKMQGTGVLLSEDNTTYEGEFSEDWTLNGKGVLTMANGDYFEGTFTGEWGSGLKVTGSFFKPNLYDSDGDKGRAVKLGRLAVRPEQKWRAVFEECWMRLGCEAPGQGENQRAWENIAVALTTSRRLHRDCPEMNLSQSHNITLESLEFNPQQHVGPVTMERYDRIRHYLIKACDTPLHPLGRLMETLVAVYRMTYVGVGANRRLLLQAVNEIMSYLARIFQLVRFLFPDLPEEGGVIPEPSSDPQDKKDSNCADTQLESPKPGRVVSSSSLLLPVLLPRLYPPLFTLYALEKEREDDVYWECVLRLNKQPDMALLAFLGVQHKFWPVSVPVLGERTEVVSSTKDACFASATETLQQISTTFTPSDKLQVIQLTFEEITKEVVSSLENSFLWSMDDLFPVFLYVVLRARIRNLGSEVSLIEDLMDPCVQHGEHGIMFTTLKACYYQIQHEKTT from the exons ATGCATCAGCATTGCCATGGACAAATCTCAGTGATGGAGTCCCAGAGGAAAAGGTATGCAGCCCCGAG CTCTGGTGAGGACAGTTCAGGGGAGCGAGGTTTGCTCCACACCTGGAAGGGCTACTCCTGTAGTGTCACCCCAGAGAGAGTGCTCCTGTCCAGGCCTGTGCTGCAGGCTGCCCTGGGAACACGCCATGGGGTTCTACTGGTGGAGG GCGGGCAGGTGTACAGCTTTGGTGAGTTCCCATGGAAACAGAGCCAGGTCTCGGAGGTGGGCCCCCTGAAGCCCGTCCTAGAGAGCGCTCTCAGCGGCCAGCGCGTTGTCGCCGTGGCAGCGGGCAACTTCCACAGCGGGGCGGTTACCGAGGACGGCGGGGTCCACATGTGGGGGGAGAACTCCTTCGGCCAGTGTGGCCTGTCCAGCCTCACTGTAGTCCCCAACCCTACTCCAGTGGCTGTCCTGGACCCCGACACCAGCCCCCCTCATACCATCCGGGTCCTGGAGCTGGCCTGCGGGGAGCAGcactcccttgctctctctgccCAGCACGAGGTGTGGGCCTGGGGCAGCGGCTGCCAGCTGGGCCTGGTCACCACCATCTTCCCCGTATGGAAGCCCCAGAAGGTGGAGCACCTGGCGGGCAGACACGTCCTTCAGGTGGCCTGTGGGGCCTTCCACAGCCTTGCCTTGGTGCGTTGCCTACCACCTCAGGAGGCCCGGCGGCCCCTGCCAGACAAGTGTGGCCAGTGCAACCAGCTGCTCTACACCATGACGGACAAGGAGGACCACGTCATTATCTCAGATAGTCATTACTGCCCCCTAGGGGTGGAGTTGCTGGATGACGGAGAGGCCAGGCTGGAGCCTGGAAGGTCCCctccactcaggctccagagCTCCCCTTCAgagcccctctcctctcatacctCGGCCTCAGCGCCTGGTCTCCATCCCTCAATAACAGACCATACAGGctatgagaggaggaggacagtggCACAGAATGGGGAAGTCTTAACCACTACAGACTCTGACATCTCTGCTGCTGGGACAGACTCAGGTCGAACTGTTGGCGGTGTGGGGGGTGCAGGGTCTCAGAACTCCCCCTACCCTGATGATCAGGCAGTGAAAGAATATCTCAAGAAACTGTCTGACACCTCATTGGCTGAGGAGACTGCCAAGATGACCATAGCAAGAGCAAGTTTTCAG CCCCCAGCAGATAGCCTTGAcctcctgacctctgacctcctccctgggGTCATGCCAGTGACCACCAGCTCTGCCCTCAACAGCCTGGTCTCATCCTGTGCCTCCGCCGTGGCCGAGAGAGTGGTCTCCACCTGCGAGGCTCTGTCCCTGAAGAAGAGGATTAACTGCTACAACCCTGGGGTTGGGGGTGTAGCAGGAGCACCCGGTGGGGTGCCAGGAGGGTTTCCAGGGGGCCCCGCGGAGGAGCGGGTGCGTCTGGAGGAGTCCATGCAGGGGAAGAAGAGCTGCAGCACGGGGGATATCCGTGAGGAGGAGGCCGAGGGCCTGAGTCgacgtctctctctgcctggaCTCCTCTCTCAGG TGTCCCCCAGGTTGCTGCGGAGGGCCAGCCGGCCCAAGGTGCGAGCGGTGCCCCTCACCCCTGTGGGAGGGCTACCAGAGGCGGGGGAGCTGCTCCCCTCCCTGCAGACCGAGGTGTGGAGCTGGGGGCGTGGTGAGGAGGGCCAGCTAGGCCACGGGGACAACCTCCCCAG GCTGCAGCCACTGTGCATCAAGTGCCTGAGCAGTAAGGAGGTGGTGCTTGTGGCTGCTGGGGCACATCACTCCCTGGCCCTGACGGCACAGTCCCAG gTCTTCTCCTGGGGTAGTAACAGCTCTGGCCAGCTAGGACACATGGCGTGTCCGACTACTATCCCTCGCCTTGCCAAG CTGTCTGAGGGGATCCGTGTATGGGACGTGGGTGCGGGGGCGCAGCACACCCTCCTCCTGGCCGATGGGGACTGTTACCAGCCCATCCTTTACTATAGCGGACAGCAGGTCAGAGAGGCGGCTCAGGACGCACCCCAGGACCAGACAGAGGGGTACAGCTACACCCAGCAACCAGTGCTGCTCCCCTTCTGCATGAAC TTGGGCTACGTGAGCGGTGTTTTTGCGGGGGGCCAGAGCTGCGTGGCGCTAGCCGACCGCAACGTCACAGGTTTCATCGCCAGCCTCCATGAGCTGGCTGCTGCCGAGAGGAAGTTCTACTGCAAGCTGAGCTCTGTGAAGAACCACATCCTGCGCCCCCTGTTGGACCTGG AGTCGTTGGGTACAGCCCTAGGCCCGGCGTCCACAGTGCTGCTACAGAGCCTGGCGAGGTGTTATAGCCGCCTGTGCCACCTCACTGGGCAGCACTCCGCCTCGCTCACCGCCAACCTGCGCCGCCGTCGGGAGGTGAAAAGCTTGGTTATGCTGGAGCACGCCAGCATCTTCCTGGACACGTACAATGA GTACTGCTGCTCTGTGGGTAACTTCCTGGTGATGGGGGGCTTCCATGCTCTGGCCAAGCCCTCGCT AGATTTCTTTGGGAAGTGTCCAGAGCTGTTGCAGCGGCTGGCAGAGTCCAGCGAGGAGAACATTCCTCTGAGTGACCTGTTGGTGGCGCTCTTCTACCTGCCCATGAGACACCTTCACGAGTATGGCAGGCTGCTGCTCAAACTGGGAACCTGCTTCGAGGTG AGCTCAGTGGACTACCAGCAGCTGCAGGATGGCTGCTCTAAGTTTGAGGCCCTggctcttcatctgaagaggaggaggaaggaggcagAGTACACGTACCAATTCTGGAAGAGCTTCCCTGGCAAGATGACG GATTCCCTGCGTAAGCCCCCCCGGAGGCTGATCTGTGAGAGCAGTAACAAGGCCCTGACGCTACAGAACTCTGGAAGGTTCTCTGTCAACTGGTTCATCCTCTTCAATGATGCACTCGTCCACGCTCAG ttCTCCACCCACCATGTCTTCCCATTGGCCACACTGTGGGTCGAGCCCATCCCTGAGGAGAACACTGACCT GTATGGACTGAAGGTTATCTCACCTGAGGAGACCTTCACCCTGCTGGCTTGTTCTTCCATGGAGAAG GCCAAGTGGCTTCGCTCCATCAACCAGGCGGTGGACCAGGCCATGAGTGGGGCGGGGCAGAGGGCGGAGCCTCCCATCTCCCGGACCGCCTCCTACACCTTCTACAAGGACAGCCGTCTGAAGGAGGCCACCTACGAGGGCCGCTGGCTGGCCGGCAAGCCCAATGGGAG GGGAATGGTGAAGTGGCTTGATGGGAGAATTTACACGGGGACGTTCAAGAACGGACTGGAGGATGG TTTTGGAGATTACGTTATGCCCAGCAAGACGTTAAACCTGAACGACCACTATCAAGGCCACTGGAAAGAAGGGAAGATGCACGGCATCGGAACATACAA GTATGCTACAGGTGAGTTGTACGAGGGCTCGTTCCAGGACAACATGCGTCACGGACACGGGATGCTGCGCAGCGGCACGCTGAACTCCTCCTCCCCCAGCGTCTTCATCGGCCAATGGGTGCACGACAAGAAGACGGGCTACGGCGTCTTTGATGACATCACCAG AGGAGAGAAGTACATGGGCATGTGGCAGGATGACCAGCGGCAGGGCACGGGCGTCATAGTAACCCAGTTTGGCCTGTACTACGAGGGAgccttcaacaacaacaagatgCAG GGCACAGGGGTCTTGCTGTCTGAGGACAACACCACATATGAAGGAGAGTTCTCGGAGGACTGGACTCTCAACGGAAAG GGTGTGCTGACCATGGCTAATGGGGACTACTTTGAGGGCACCTTCACCGGGGAGTGGGGCTCCGGCCTGAAGGTCACCGGATCCTTCTTCAAACCCAACCTCTACGACTCAGACGGGGACAAGGGCCGCGCAGT TAAGCTGGGGCGCCTGGCGGTGCGTCCGGAGCAGAAGTGGAGGGCAGTGTTTGAGGAGTGTTGGATGAGGCTGGGCTGTGAGGCCCCTGGCCAGGGAGAGAACCAGAGAGCCTGGGAGAACATCGCTGTAGCCCTGACCACCAGCAGGAGACTGCACAGAGACtg CCCGGAGATGAACCTGAGTCAGAGTCATAACATAACTCTGGAGAGTCTGGAGTTCAACCCTCAGCAGCATGTTGGCCCTGTTACCATGGAGAGGTATGACCGTATCCGCCATTACCTCATCAAG gcGTGTGACACGCCCCTACACCCCCTGGGCAGGCTGATGGAGACCCTAGTGGCTGTCTACAGGATGACCTACGTGGGGGTGGGGGCCAACCGCCGCCTCCTACTGCAGGCTGTCAACGAGATCATGTCCTACCTGGCACGCATCTTCCAACtcgtcag GTTCCTGTTCCCAGATCTGCCTGAGGAGGGTGGAGTGATCCCTGAACCATCCTCTGACCCCCAGGACAAGAAGGATTCCAACTGCGCAGACACCCAGCTAGAATCCCCCAAACCTGG ACGTGTAGTGAGtagctcctctctgctcctgccGGTGTTACTGCCtcgtctctacccccctctcttcaCCTTGTACgccctggagaaggagagggaggacgaCGTGTACTGGGAGTGTGTCCTCCGCCTCAACAAACAGCCAGACATGGCCCTGCTCGCCTTCCTCGGAGTGCAACA
- the LOC109878171 gene encoding alsin isoform X13, with translation MHQHCHGQISVMESQRKSSGEDSSGERGLLHTWKGYSCSVTPERVLLSRPVLQAALGTRHGVLLVEGGQVYSFGEFPWKQSQVSEVGPLKPVLESALSGQRVVAVAAGNFHSGAVTEDGGVHMWGENSFGQCGLSSLTVVPNPTPVAVLDPDTSPPHTIRVLELACGEQHSLALSAQHEVWAWGSGCQLGLVTTIFPVWKPQKVEHLAGRHVLQVACGAFHSLALVRCLPPQEARRPLPDKCGQCNQLLYTMTDKEDHVIISDSHYCPLGVELLDDGEARLEPGRSPPLRLQSSPSEPLSSHTSASAPGLHPSITDHTGYERRRTVAQNGEVLTTTDSDISAAGTDSGRTVGGVGGAGSQNSPYPDDQAVKEYLKKLSDTSLAEETAKMTIARASFQPPADSLDLLTSDLLPGVMPVTTSSALNSLVSSCASAVAERVVSTCEALSLKKRINCYNPGVGGVAGAPGGVPGGFPGGPAEERVRLEESMQGKKSCSTGDIREEEAEGLSRRLSLPGLLSQVSPRLLRRASRPKVRAVPLTPVGGLPEAGELLPSLQTEVWSWGRGEEGQLGHGDNLPRLQPLCIKCLSSKEVVLVAAGAHHSLALTAQSQVFSWGSNSSGQLGHMACPTTIPRLAKLSEGIRVWDVGAGAQHTLLLADGDCYQPILYYSGQQVREAAQDAPQDQTEGYSYTQQPVLLPFCMNLGYVSGVFAGGQSCVALADRNVTGFIASLHELAAAERKFYCKLSSVKNHILRPLLDLESLGTALGPASTVLLQSLARCYSRLCHLTGQHSASLTANLRRRREVKSLVMLEHASIFLDTYNEYCCSVGNFLVMGGFHALAKPSLDFFGKCPELLQRLAESSEENIPLSDLLVALFYLPMRHLHEYGRLLLKLGTCFEVSSVDYQQLQDGCSKFEALALHLKRRRKEAEYTYQFWKSFPGKMTDSLRKPPRRLICESSNKALTLQNSGRFSVNWFILFNDALVHAQFSTHHVFPLATLWVEPIPEENTDLYGLKVISPEETFTLLACSSMEKAKWLRSINQAVDQAMSGAGQRAEPPISRTASYTFYKDSRLKEATYEGRWLAGKPNGRGMVKWLDGRIYTGTFKNGLEDGFGDYVMPSKTLNLNDHYQGHWKEGKMHGIGTYKYATGELYEGSFQDNMRHGHGMLRSGTLNSSSPSVFIGQWVHDKKTGYGVFDDITRGEKYMGMWQDDQRQGTGVIVTQFGLYYEGAFNNNKMQGTGVLLSEDNTTYEGEFSEDWTLNGKGVLTMANGDYFEGTFTGEWGSGLKVTGSFFKPNLYDSDGDKGRAVKLGRLAVRPEQKWRAVFEECWMRLGCEAPGQGENQRAWENIAVALTTSRRLHRDCPEMNLSQSHNITLESLEFNPQQHVGPVTMERYDRIRHYLIKACDTPLHPLGRLMETLVAVYRMTYVGVGANRRLLLQAVNEIMSYLARIFQLVRFLFPDLPEEGGVIPEPSSDPQDKKDSNCADTQLESPKPGRVVSSSSLLLPVLLPRLYPPLFTLYALEKEREDDVYWECVLRLNKQPDMALLAFLGVQHKFWPVSVPVLGERTEVVSSTKDACFASATETLQQISTTFTPSDKLQVIQLTFEEITKEVVSSLENSFLWSMDDLFPVFLYVVLRARIRNLGSEVSLIEDLMDPCVQHGEHGIMFTTLKACYYQIQHEKTT, from the exons ATGCATCAGCATTGCCATGGACAAATCTCAGTGATGGAGTCCCAGAGGAAAAG CTCTGGTGAGGACAGTTCAGGGGAGCGAGGTTTGCTCCACACCTGGAAGGGCTACTCCTGTAGTGTCACCCCAGAGAGAGTGCTCCTGTCCAGGCCTGTGCTGCAGGCTGCCCTGGGAACACGCCATGGGGTTCTACTGGTGGAGG GCGGGCAGGTGTACAGCTTTGGTGAGTTCCCATGGAAACAGAGCCAGGTCTCGGAGGTGGGCCCCCTGAAGCCCGTCCTAGAGAGCGCTCTCAGCGGCCAGCGCGTTGTCGCCGTGGCAGCGGGCAACTTCCACAGCGGGGCGGTTACCGAGGACGGCGGGGTCCACATGTGGGGGGAGAACTCCTTCGGCCAGTGTGGCCTGTCCAGCCTCACTGTAGTCCCCAACCCTACTCCAGTGGCTGTCCTGGACCCCGACACCAGCCCCCCTCATACCATCCGGGTCCTGGAGCTGGCCTGCGGGGAGCAGcactcccttgctctctctgccCAGCACGAGGTGTGGGCCTGGGGCAGCGGCTGCCAGCTGGGCCTGGTCACCACCATCTTCCCCGTATGGAAGCCCCAGAAGGTGGAGCACCTGGCGGGCAGACACGTCCTTCAGGTGGCCTGTGGGGCCTTCCACAGCCTTGCCTTGGTGCGTTGCCTACCACCTCAGGAGGCCCGGCGGCCCCTGCCAGACAAGTGTGGCCAGTGCAACCAGCTGCTCTACACCATGACGGACAAGGAGGACCACGTCATTATCTCAGATAGTCATTACTGCCCCCTAGGGGTGGAGTTGCTGGATGACGGAGAGGCCAGGCTGGAGCCTGGAAGGTCCCctccactcaggctccagagCTCCCCTTCAgagcccctctcctctcatacctCGGCCTCAGCGCCTGGTCTCCATCCCTCAATAACAGACCATACAGGctatgagaggaggaggacagtggCACAGAATGGGGAAGTCTTAACCACTACAGACTCTGACATCTCTGCTGCTGGGACAGACTCAGGTCGAACTGTTGGCGGTGTGGGGGGTGCAGGGTCTCAGAACTCCCCCTACCCTGATGATCAGGCAGTGAAAGAATATCTCAAGAAACTGTCTGACACCTCATTGGCTGAGGAGACTGCCAAGATGACCATAGCAAGAGCAAGTTTTCAG CCCCCAGCAGATAGCCTTGAcctcctgacctctgacctcctccctgggGTCATGCCAGTGACCACCAGCTCTGCCCTCAACAGCCTGGTCTCATCCTGTGCCTCCGCCGTGGCCGAGAGAGTGGTCTCCACCTGCGAGGCTCTGTCCCTGAAGAAGAGGATTAACTGCTACAACCCTGGGGTTGGGGGTGTAGCAGGAGCACCCGGTGGGGTGCCAGGAGGGTTTCCAGGGGGCCCCGCGGAGGAGCGGGTGCGTCTGGAGGAGTCCATGCAGGGGAAGAAGAGCTGCAGCACGGGGGATATCCGTGAGGAGGAGGCCGAGGGCCTGAGTCgacgtctctctctgcctggaCTCCTCTCTCAGG TGTCCCCCAGGTTGCTGCGGAGGGCCAGCCGGCCCAAGGTGCGAGCGGTGCCCCTCACCCCTGTGGGAGGGCTACCAGAGGCGGGGGAGCTGCTCCCCTCCCTGCAGACCGAGGTGTGGAGCTGGGGGCGTGGTGAGGAGGGCCAGCTAGGCCACGGGGACAACCTCCCCAG GCTGCAGCCACTGTGCATCAAGTGCCTGAGCAGTAAGGAGGTGGTGCTTGTGGCTGCTGGGGCACATCACTCCCTGGCCCTGACGGCACAGTCCCAG gTCTTCTCCTGGGGTAGTAACAGCTCTGGCCAGCTAGGACACATGGCGTGTCCGACTACTATCCCTCGCCTTGCCAAG CTGTCTGAGGGGATCCGTGTATGGGACGTGGGTGCGGGGGCGCAGCACACCCTCCTCCTGGCCGATGGGGACTGTTACCAGCCCATCCTTTACTATAGCGGACAGCAGGTCAGAGAGGCGGCTCAGGACGCACCCCAGGACCAGACAGAGGGGTACAGCTACACCCAGCAACCAGTGCTGCTCCCCTTCTGCATGAAC TTGGGCTACGTGAGCGGTGTTTTTGCGGGGGGCCAGAGCTGCGTGGCGCTAGCCGACCGCAACGTCACAGGTTTCATCGCCAGCCTCCATGAGCTGGCTGCTGCCGAGAGGAAGTTCTACTGCAAGCTGAGCTCTGTGAAGAACCACATCCTGCGCCCCCTGTTGGACCTGG AGTCGTTGGGTACAGCCCTAGGCCCGGCGTCCACAGTGCTGCTACAGAGCCTGGCGAGGTGTTATAGCCGCCTGTGCCACCTCACTGGGCAGCACTCCGCCTCGCTCACCGCCAACCTGCGCCGCCGTCGGGAGGTGAAAAGCTTGGTTATGCTGGAGCACGCCAGCATCTTCCTGGACACGTACAATGA GTACTGCTGCTCTGTGGGTAACTTCCTGGTGATGGGGGGCTTCCATGCTCTGGCCAAGCCCTCGCT AGATTTCTTTGGGAAGTGTCCAGAGCTGTTGCAGCGGCTGGCAGAGTCCAGCGAGGAGAACATTCCTCTGAGTGACCTGTTGGTGGCGCTCTTCTACCTGCCCATGAGACACCTTCACGAGTATGGCAGGCTGCTGCTCAAACTGGGAACCTGCTTCGAGGTG AGCTCAGTGGACTACCAGCAGCTGCAGGATGGCTGCTCTAAGTTTGAGGCCCTggctcttcatctgaagaggaggaggaaggaggcagAGTACACGTACCAATTCTGGAAGAGCTTCCCTGGCAAGATGACG GATTCCCTGCGTAAGCCCCCCCGGAGGCTGATCTGTGAGAGCAGTAACAAGGCCCTGACGCTACAGAACTCTGGAAGGTTCTCTGTCAACTGGTTCATCCTCTTCAATGATGCACTCGTCCACGCTCAG ttCTCCACCCACCATGTCTTCCCATTGGCCACACTGTGGGTCGAGCCCATCCCTGAGGAGAACACTGACCT GTATGGACTGAAGGTTATCTCACCTGAGGAGACCTTCACCCTGCTGGCTTGTTCTTCCATGGAGAAG GCCAAGTGGCTTCGCTCCATCAACCAGGCGGTGGACCAGGCCATGAGTGGGGCGGGGCAGAGGGCGGAGCCTCCCATCTCCCGGACCGCCTCCTACACCTTCTACAAGGACAGCCGTCTGAAGGAGGCCACCTACGAGGGCCGCTGGCTGGCCGGCAAGCCCAATGGGAG GGGAATGGTGAAGTGGCTTGATGGGAGAATTTACACGGGGACGTTCAAGAACGGACTGGAGGATGG TTTTGGAGATTACGTTATGCCCAGCAAGACGTTAAACCTGAACGACCACTATCAAGGCCACTGGAAAGAAGGGAAGATGCACGGCATCGGAACATACAA GTATGCTACAGGTGAGTTGTACGAGGGCTCGTTCCAGGACAACATGCGTCACGGACACGGGATGCTGCGCAGCGGCACGCTGAACTCCTCCTCCCCCAGCGTCTTCATCGGCCAATGGGTGCACGACAAGAAGACGGGCTACGGCGTCTTTGATGACATCACCAG AGGAGAGAAGTACATGGGCATGTGGCAGGATGACCAGCGGCAGGGCACGGGCGTCATAGTAACCCAGTTTGGCCTGTACTACGAGGGAgccttcaacaacaacaagatgCAG GGCACAGGGGTCTTGCTGTCTGAGGACAACACCACATATGAAGGAGAGTTCTCGGAGGACTGGACTCTCAACGGAAAG GGTGTGCTGACCATGGCTAATGGGGACTACTTTGAGGGCACCTTCACCGGGGAGTGGGGCTCCGGCCTGAAGGTCACCGGATCCTTCTTCAAACCCAACCTCTACGACTCAGACGGGGACAAGGGCCGCGCAGT TAAGCTGGGGCGCCTGGCGGTGCGTCCGGAGCAGAAGTGGAGGGCAGTGTTTGAGGAGTGTTGGATGAGGCTGGGCTGTGAGGCCCCTGGCCAGGGAGAGAACCAGAGAGCCTGGGAGAACATCGCTGTAGCCCTGACCACCAGCAGGAGACTGCACAGAGACtg CCCGGAGATGAACCTGAGTCAGAGTCATAACATAACTCTGGAGAGTCTGGAGTTCAACCCTCAGCAGCATGTTGGCCCTGTTACCATGGAGAGGTATGACCGTATCCGCCATTACCTCATCAAG gcGTGTGACACGCCCCTACACCCCCTGGGCAGGCTGATGGAGACCCTAGTGGCTGTCTACAGGATGACCTACGTGGGGGTGGGGGCCAACCGCCGCCTCCTACTGCAGGCTGTCAACGAGATCATGTCCTACCTGGCACGCATCTTCCAACtcgtcag GTTCCTGTTCCCAGATCTGCCTGAGGAGGGTGGAGTGATCCCTGAACCATCCTCTGACCCCCAGGACAAGAAGGATTCCAACTGCGCAGACACCCAGCTAGAATCCCCCAAACCTGG ACGTGTAGTGAGtagctcctctctgctcctgccGGTGTTACTGCCtcgtctctacccccctctcttcaCCTTGTACgccctggagaaggagagggaggacgaCGTGTACTGGGAGTGTGTCCTCCGCCTCAACAAACAGCCAGACATGGCCCTGCTCGCCTTCCTCGGAGTGCAACA